Within Actinoplanes sp. L3-i22, the genomic segment GTGAACTACGGGCATCTGTATCACTCGATGTCGCTGGCGTTTCACCTGCCGTAACTGGCCTGGTGAGACGGGCTTTTCGGACAGATCGATCTTCTGGGCCAGGAAAATCACCCGCACTCGGCCGTCGTCCCGCTTTCCGACCCGCCAACCCCCTCGTAGACTTGCGTGGTAAGGCAGCCGACGGCTGCCCCGGCCCCACGTGGGCCGGACATGCGCCCGGGGAGGAAAGCCGTGCCGCTCTCGGAGCACGAGCAGCGGCTGTTCGATCAGATCGAGCGGTCGCTTGCCGAGGACCCCAAATTCGCCTCGGCTGTGCGGGCCAACGACCCGCGTTTCCACGCACGGCGCCGGCTCATCATCGCCGCGTTCGTGATCGTGCTAGGTCTCGGTCTCGTCGTTTACGGGGCCGCCTCCGGCACGGTGTTGCTCGGGGTCGCCGGTTTCGTCGTGATGCTCGCGTCGGCGGCCTTCGCGATGCAGTCGCGTAAACGTGGCCAGGCCCCCGACCTCAAGTCCGTCGGCGGGACAGCCTCCCGGCGGACCCGCCAGGGTCGCCGTGGGAACGGTGGCCTGCTGGACCGACTTGAAGACCGTTGGAAGCAGCGGCCGGAGGGGCATCGCTGAGGGCGGCCCTCTAGCCGGCATTGACGAGCGGCGGCCATCCGGCCGCCGTCGTCATTCTTGCTGTTCTCCCACCTCTCACGCTTACCCATTTCGCGGTACGGCCTCAGCCCCGCCCCGCGCCTGCCTGCCCACGCGCCCGGTCCCTGCCCGCGCCGGGCCCCGCGCCGCACCCACCGCGCGCCCGGCCCCGCCCGCGCCTGCCTGCGCCGGGCCTCGCGCCTGCCTGCGCCGGGCCTCGCGCCTGCCTGCGCCGGGCCTCGCGCCGCCTCGCGCCTCGCGCCGCCTCGCGCCTCGCGCCGCCTCGCGCCTCGCGCCGCCTCGCGCCGCACCCACCGCGCGCCCGGCCCCGCCTTCGCACCCGCCCGGCCTCGCCTCGCGCCCACTCCCACCAGCCGAGTTCGCGCCCTGCTCGCGCTGACCTGGATGTGCGGAAGGGGCGCCGCCCTGGTGGACGGCGCCCCTTCCGGGGTGTTTCAGCGGATCCGGGTCAGCGGATCCGGGTTGGTGGGGCTGGGTCAGCGGGCCCGGGTTGGTGGGGCCTGGTCAGCGGGCCTGGGTTGGTGGAGCTGGGTCAGCGGGCCTGGTC encodes:
- a CDS encoding DUF3040 domain-containing protein, with the protein product MPLSEHEQRLFDQIERSLAEDPKFASAVRANDPRFHARRRLIIAAFVIVLGLGLVVYGAASGTVLLGVAGFVVMLASAAFAMQSRKRGQAPDLKSVGGTASRRTRQGRRGNGGLLDRLEDRWKQRPEGHR